The following proteins come from a genomic window of Vallitaleaceae bacterium 9-2:
- a CDS encoding ABC transporter substrate-binding protein: MNKSKRKIRCLLCALMMSFSLLVGCTNSNVTESAAGGSTHKEEENKENSAENIEDEQLPELKDELVICMGTRPPGEFDPKTRWGLYSQSQILHSTLLKKTHELEIVGDYAKKYEVSEDGLTWMFYLNDNYKFSNGESVTPEDVKFSFEMLKEHGMHWDLTFLKEIQIIDPLTMKFVLTEPRSTFFAQLTEIVILPKNHYDDNYAQNPIGSGPYKLVQWDRGEQAIFEVNPYYHGQEPHFKKFTLLFLDENAALAAAKNGTVDLIYTLPEFADEKIEGFKLFSYESNDVRGVSMPTQKSGYGKTPEGYPIGNDVTSDLAIRKALYIGLDRQAMVDTVLNGHGKKAYSLVDKMPWWNEETVLEDNKVEQANLILEEGGWIDTDQDGIREKDGLKAAFKLYHPTADIIRTNVALVVAEQAKQLGIEIELVGSNWDEMKTIMHSNPILFAGGRHHPHQFYTMHNPDLAGTAYNNIVYFDNATVNTYMNKAMHATSMEEANEYWKLAQWDGETGASGLGEVPFIWLVRLDHIHLGDARLNFGEQAIHTHGHEWSLLANIGEWSWDSEVKVD, translated from the coding sequence ATGAACAAAAGTAAGCGAAAAATAAGATGCCTATTGTGTGCTTTGATGATGAGTTTTTCATTGCTTGTTGGCTGCACTAATAGTAATGTGACAGAATCAGCAGCAGGCGGATCGACGCACAAGGAAGAAGAAAACAAGGAAAATAGTGCTGAAAATATAGAGGATGAACAACTACCAGAATTAAAAGATGAGCTTGTGATTTGTATGGGTACACGCCCACCAGGAGAGTTTGATCCAAAAACAAGATGGGGACTATATAGTCAATCACAAATACTTCATAGTACATTGTTAAAGAAAACACATGAACTTGAAATTGTTGGAGACTATGCAAAAAAATATGAGGTAAGTGAAGATGGACTTACATGGATGTTCTATCTTAATGACAATTACAAATTTTCTAATGGAGAATCAGTAACGCCAGAAGATGTAAAGTTTTCCTTTGAAATGTTAAAAGAACATGGAATGCATTGGGACTTAACTTTTTTAAAAGAGATTCAGATTATAGACCCACTTACCATGAAATTTGTTTTAACAGAACCAAGGTCAACATTTTTTGCTCAACTTACAGAAATTGTTATTTTGCCAAAGAACCACTATGATGACAATTATGCACAAAACCCAATTGGTTCAGGTCCATATAAATTGGTTCAATGGGATAGAGGAGAACAAGCAATTTTTGAAGTAAATCCATATTACCATGGACAAGAGCCGCATTTTAAAAAATTTACATTGCTTTTTCTTGATGAAAATGCTGCGTTAGCTGCAGCCAAGAACGGTACAGTAGATTTGATCTATACACTACCAGAATTTGCAGATGAAAAAATTGAAGGGTTTAAATTGTTTTCATATGAAAGTAATGATGTCCGAGGTGTTTCAATGCCAACACAAAAAAGTGGTTATGGAAAGACGCCGGAAGGCTATCCAATTGGAAATGATGTTACAAGTGACTTAGCAATTAGAAAAGCGTTGTATATTGGGTTGGATCGACAAGCCATGGTAGATACTGTGCTTAATGGTCATGGGAAAAAGGCATATTCACTTGTGGATAAGATGCCATGGTGGAATGAAGAAACTGTTCTTGAAGATAATAAGGTTGAACAAGCAAACCTGATTCTTGAAGAAGGAGGATGGATAGATACGGACCAAGATGGAATAAGAGAAAAAGATGGACTTAAAGCGGCGTTTAAACTTTATCATCCAACGGCAGATATTATTCGTACAAATGTTGCACTTGTAGTTGCAGAACAAGCCAAACAGTTGGGAATTGAGATTGAATTGGTCGGAAGTAACTGGGATGAGATGAAAACAATTATGCATTCTAATCCAATTCTATTTGCAGGTGGACGACATCATCCACATCAGTTTTACACGATGCATAATCCTGACCTTGCAGGGACGGCCTATAATAACATTGTATATTTTGATAATGCGACAGTTAACACATATATGAATAAAGCAATGCATGCAACTAGTATGGAAGAGGCGAATGAATATTGGAAACTTGCGCAATGGGATGGAGAAACCGGAGCAAGTGGACTTGGAGAGGTTCCATTTATATGGTTAGTGCGCCTTGATCATATTCATCTTGGAGATGCCCGCTTAAACTTTGGTGAGCAAGCGATTCATACGCATGGGCATGAATGGTCGCTACTAGCAAATATTGGAGAATGGAGCTGGGATTCTGAAGTGAAAGTTGATTAA
- a CDS encoding methyltransferase domain-containing protein, whose amino-acid sequence MKDPSRFENQDRLDEINIERIMELADLKQGQVVCDYGAGTGIFTKALAKKTQSKVYALDANEDMLKLVQKKVREFGLSKVILQKVEHDQVPLEAGTIDLFVIITVFHHIENTMKFVADLKTSLKEGGKVALVEFHKKNSPSGPAESMRLSPQELDQIFLAGGFKNDVFESLGENMYLCIYKL is encoded by the coding sequence ATGAAAGATCCTAGCAGATTTGAAAATCAAGACAGACTAGATGAAATTAATATAGAACGAATTATGGAACTGGCAGATCTTAAACAAGGGCAGGTGGTTTGTGACTATGGGGCAGGAACGGGTATATTCACGAAGGCTTTGGCTAAAAAAACTCAAAGTAAGGTCTATGCTCTCGACGCGAATGAAGATATGCTAAAACTTGTCCAGAAAAAAGTTCGTGAGTTTGGACTAAGTAAGGTAATTCTTCAAAAGGTTGAGCATGATCAAGTACCTTTGGAGGCTGGAACCATTGATCTTTTTGTTATCATTACGGTATTTCATCATATTGAAAATACGATGAAATTTGTTGCTGACCTGAAGACTTCTCTTAAAGAAGGCGGCAAAGTGGCACTTGTAGAATTTCATAAGAAAAACTCGCCATCAGGTCCTGCCGAAAGTATGCGGTTGAGTCCCCAAGAATTGGATCAGATTTTTCTTGCAGGTGGTTTTAAAAATGATGTGTTTGAGAGTCTTGGTGAGAATATGTATCTTTGCATCTATAAGTTATAG
- a CDS encoding aldo/keto reductase, with amino-acid sequence MRYKRVKKIDHDFSVLGFGCWGASGKGSWTDHGDKEQIKAIRAAIDAGVNFFDVAPVYGLGHAEEVLGKAIKGHRNDIFIASKVGLPWNERQEVRNDVSRANIMMEIEESLKRLNVEYVDLYQVHWPSTEGVPLEETIEAMRDIKASGKARYIGLSNFSVESYKKANEIVDIVSMQGLFNMLEHNPKSYHDIPLEYQTAKEVLPLCEEEGLAFLPYSPLFQGLLTGKITADTIFGKDDVRNANPKLRGNERIRHLSVLDEIKNIESLQNKKLAEIALNYLVAQKNVTSVIATQANIEEVMANIKALEWEMDQTTVGAIDELVKTKLI; translated from the coding sequence ATGCGCTATAAACGAGTAAAAAAAATTGATCATGACTTTAGTGTTTTAGGATTTGGTTGTTGGGGAGCATCTGGAAAAGGAAGCTGGACAGATCATGGTGACAAAGAACAGATTAAAGCTATTAGAGCGGCAATTGATGCTGGTGTTAATTTTTTTGATGTTGCACCAGTTTACGGTCTGGGTCATGCAGAAGAGGTATTAGGAAAAGCAATTAAAGGTCACAGAAATGATATCTTTATTGCTTCAAAAGTAGGGTTGCCGTGGAATGAACGTCAAGAGGTCCGAAATGATGTGTCTAGAGCAAATATTATGATGGAGATTGAAGAATCTTTGAAAAGGTTAAATGTGGAGTATGTAGATCTTTATCAAGTGCATTGGCCTTCGACAGAGGGCGTGCCATTGGAAGAAACTATTGAAGCTATGAGAGATATTAAAGCTTCAGGGAAGGCCCGCTATATTGGGCTCAGTAATTTTTCAGTAGAGAGTTACAAGAAAGCGAATGAAATAGTAGATATTGTATCCATGCAAGGACTATTTAATATGCTTGAACATAATCCAAAATCGTATCACGATATACCATTAGAGTATCAAACGGCGAAAGAGGTTCTTCCTCTTTGTGAAGAAGAAGGTCTGGCTTTCTTACCTTATAGTCCTCTATTCCAAGGTCTATTGACAGGTAAAATAACAGCAGATACAATTTTTGGCAAGGATGATGTTCGTAATGCCAATCCAAAACTTAGAGGGAATGAAAGAATTCGTCATCTGAGCGTTCTCGATGAAATTAAGAATATAGAAAGCTTACAAAACAAGAAGCTTGCAGAAATTGCCTTGAACTATCTAGTAGCACAGAAGAACGTAACCTCGGTTATTGCCACACAAGCAAATATAGAAGAGGTTATGGCTAATATCAAAGCCTTAGAATGGGAGATGGATCAGACAACAGTAGGTGCTATTGACGAACTTGTAAAAACAAAATTGATATAA
- a CDS encoding methyl-accepting chemotaxis protein, with translation MRKKSILLKSILSRFILLVVSIGLISSIALFQFYNKQKDVLDQKKDMIIENAKQQIDAQVSNVEAVAMTLSTLDLFKEATRDNAIILREIRNILLTYVEKDQGYIKYAFFVDLNGKVVAGSDTLVESLDFENERFFLEAINGKIQWSESRIGLEGVGYEQIVGVPVYDDFDIIGVLCMTLSLDYVGDLVKEVQLSESGETFLLGHDGRILAHKNMDLIGKSILSFDDLGLTEKGKDILKEKEGDFILTFNGEKTKNYFCPINDWIFLTRSPQSELTKDIKHMIFLIGFTSLVILILALVIAYIDSKHQIKRIRQLQNKLKQVAKGNLDTKTNQVQLASSNEQSKDELVQMELSLYQMIDSIRSILLGINESANNLYRSGEHVERSASENNQASQDIASSMEEISELNEVQTHQAGSVHINMKSMRQQMIQVVSSIEEMSHVIEGVNKDTIIGLKVMANTKQQMELVEDSSQTTSSQLDGLAYKSKEVQDINQEIHHIAEQTNLLALNAAIEAARAEIHGTGFAVVADEVRKLAFMAEEAAGRTNQIMEELSQEVSLVQSTMDVERENVQSGMTFISESVSAYNRIAEGIEKFHNTLNDTEIVIKKTQRASQHALELSQKMEEAVNKSKGETQQIAAASQQQCAISEEIAQQAEVLMELGKNLEKNIQKFRL, from the coding sequence ATGAGAAAAAAATCTATATTACTTAAAAGTATTTTGTCACGGTTTATATTGTTAGTTGTCTCAATAGGTCTAATAAGTAGTATTGCATTATTTCAGTTTTATAATAAACAAAAAGACGTCTTAGATCAAAAAAAAGACATGATTATTGAAAATGCCAAACAACAGATTGATGCTCAAGTAAGTAATGTTGAAGCAGTAGCTATGACGCTTTCAACCTTAGATTTATTTAAAGAAGCCACAAGGGATAATGCTATCATCCTTCGTGAAATAAGAAATATCTTATTAACGTATGTAGAAAAAGATCAAGGATATATCAAATACGCCTTTTTTGTTGATCTTAACGGAAAGGTAGTTGCAGGTAGCGATACGCTTGTTGAAAGCTTAGACTTTGAAAATGAACGCTTTTTTCTTGAAGCGATAAACGGTAAAATCCAATGGAGCGAAAGTCGTATAGGTCTTGAAGGAGTGGGATACGAACAAATTGTCGGCGTACCCGTTTACGATGATTTTGATATTATTGGCGTCTTATGTATGACGTTATCCTTAGACTATGTAGGTGATTTAGTAAAAGAGGTTCAACTAAGTGAATCTGGAGAGACTTTTTTACTTGGGCATGATGGTAGAATCTTAGCACATAAAAATATGGACCTGATCGGAAAATCAATATTAAGCTTTGATGACTTAGGTTTAACAGAGAAAGGAAAAGATATTCTTAAAGAAAAAGAAGGCGATTTTATATTAACTTTTAATGGTGAAAAGACTAAGAATTACTTTTGCCCTATAAATGACTGGATATTCTTAACAAGGAGTCCACAAAGTGAATTAACGAAAGATATAAAACATATGATTTTTCTGATTGGCTTTACCTCTCTAGTAATTCTTATATTAGCATTAGTGATTGCTTATATTGATTCAAAGCACCAAATAAAGAGAATACGACAGTTACAAAACAAGTTAAAACAAGTTGCAAAAGGTAACTTAGATACTAAAACAAATCAAGTTCAGCTTGCTTCCTCTAATGAACAATCGAAAGATGAACTGGTTCAAATGGAGTTAAGTTTATATCAGATGATTGATAGTATACGCAGCATTCTGTTAGGAATCAATGAATCCGCTAATAACCTTTACCGATCAGGAGAACATGTGGAAAGATCTGCTAGTGAGAATAATCAGGCTAGTCAGGACATAGCAAGCTCTATGGAAGAAATTAGCGAGTTAAACGAAGTTCAGACGCATCAAGCAGGAAGTGTGCATATTAATATGAAAAGTATGCGTCAGCAAATGATACAGGTCGTATCTTCAATTGAAGAAATGAGCCATGTTATTGAAGGGGTAAATAAGGACACCATTATTGGGTTAAAAGTCATGGCAAATACTAAACAGCAGATGGAGCTTGTAGAAGATTCAAGCCAAACCACATCAAGTCAGTTAGATGGCTTAGCTTATAAATCCAAAGAAGTTCAAGACATTAATCAAGAAATTCATCATATTGCAGAACAAACTAACCTTTTAGCCTTAAATGCTGCGATTGAAGCTGCACGAGCCGAAATCCATGGTACAGGGTTTGCCGTTGTTGCAGATGAAGTTAGGAAGTTAGCTTTCATGGCTGAAGAAGCCGCGGGACGAACCAATCAAATTATGGAAGAATTGTCACAAGAGGTAAGTCTAGTTCAGTCGACTATGGACGTTGAACGGGAAAATGTTCAAAGCGGTATGACTTTTATAAGTGAATCAGTAAGTGCATATAATCGAATAGCAGAAGGTATTGAAAAATTCCATAATACCCTAAATGATACAGAAATAGTGATTAAAAAAACACAACGAGCTAGTCAACACGCCTTGGAATTGAGCCAAAAAATGGAAGAAGCAGTTAATAAGAGCAAGGGTGAAACTCAACAGATTGCTGCTGCAAGCCAGCAGCAGTGTGCTATAAGTGAAGAAATAGCACAACAAGCTGAAGTACTAATGGAATTAGGAAAGAATCTTGAAAAAAATATTCAAAAATTTAGGCTATAG
- a CDS encoding AAA family ATPase — protein MFQYIRAVELSPSAYTCRGRFPMTLPAIQRLGELELHPNVSFIVGENGAGKSTLLEAIAISCGFNPEGGSRSFNFSTNDTHSDLSDFIKVTKGAASPDDGYFLRAESMYNLASNIDELNEDDGELIRFYGGKSLHAQSHGEAFVSLMMNRFGGKGLYILDEPEAALSPTRQMALISRINDLVKRQSQFIIATHSPIIMSYPNAQIFDIENGYQIIDYKDTKHYAVTKEFLNNPEKMLKILLED, from the coding sequence ATGTTTCAATATATTAGGGCTGTTGAATTATCTCCGTCTGCATATACTTGTAGAGGTAGATTTCCGATGACGCTACCTGCTATACAAAGATTAGGGGAATTAGAATTACATCCGAATGTTTCATTTATTGTAGGTGAGAATGGTGCTGGTAAGTCAACCTTGCTGGAAGCAATTGCAATATCTTGTGGTTTCAATCCAGAAGGTGGAAGCAGAAGTTTTAACTTTTCTACTAATGATACGCATTCGGATTTGTCTGATTTTATAAAAGTTACAAAGGGGGCAGCAAGTCCTGATGATGGGTATTTTCTTAGAGCAGAGAGTATGTATAACTTAGCGAGTAACATTGATGAATTAAATGAAGACGATGGTGAATTGATTCGATTCTATGGCGGGAAGTCGTTGCATGCACAATCTCACGGTGAAGCTTTTGTATCGCTCATGATGAATAGATTTGGAGGAAAAGGGCTATATATTCTAGATGAACCCGAAGCTGCTTTGTCTCCTACTAGACAAATGGCACTTATTTCGAGAATTAATGATCTTGTTAAGAGACAATCACAGTTTATAATAGCAACGCATTCGCCAATCATTATGTCTTATCCTAATGCGCAGATTTTTGATATAGAGAACGGATATCAGATTATAGATTATAAGGATACAAAACATTATGCGGTGACGAAAGAGTTTTTGAATAATCCAGAAAAGATGCTAAAAATTCTACTTGAAGACTAG
- a CDS encoding ABC transporter permease, whose product MEKLKYVIYKLTRGITLLIGLSILTFIMMHNSPIDPITAYVGGDVNISLEQRAALEAYWGIDKHPVEQYLTWLKNIVRGDMGTSKVHRRPVSDIIQEKFLASFALMGLSWILSGSIGFCMGIIAAIKKGKVTDKIIKWISYIQASVPTFWLGLLLLIIFSVWLEWFPIGISVPIGVASSDVTLMDRIHHLILPVATLSVLGIANVTLHTREKMIDVLNSEYIVFAKARGETTWQIIKNHGLRNVALPAITLHFAYFGELFGGSVLAEQVFSYPGLGSTLTEAGLKSDMPLLMGIVMISAIFVFTGNMLADILNSVINPCLKEEI is encoded by the coding sequence ATGGAGAAATTAAAGTATGTCATATATAAGTTAACTAGAGGGATTACACTCTTGATTGGGCTGTCAATTTTAACATTTATAATGATGCATAATTCCCCTATAGATCCAATAACAGCTTATGTTGGTGGAGATGTAAACATATCATTAGAACAAAGAGCGGCACTAGAAGCATATTGGGGAATTGATAAACATCCGGTTGAACAATATTTAACATGGTTAAAAAATATTGTAAGAGGTGATATGGGAACGTCAAAAGTTCACCGTAGACCTGTCAGTGACATCATACAGGAAAAGTTTTTAGCTTCTTTTGCATTAATGGGGCTATCATGGATTTTATCTGGGAGTATAGGTTTTTGTATGGGTATCATTGCAGCGATAAAAAAAGGAAAAGTGACAGATAAAATTATTAAATGGATATCCTATATTCAAGCTTCAGTTCCAACTTTTTGGCTAGGATTATTATTGTTAATTATTTTCTCGGTTTGGCTTGAATGGTTTCCAATAGGTATTTCAGTGCCGATAGGGGTTGCTTCAAGTGATGTGACTTTGATGGATCGCATACATCATTTAATTTTACCGGTAGCAACGCTTAGTGTGCTTGGAATTGCTAATGTAACTTTACATACAAGGGAAAAGATGATTGATGTACTTAATAGTGAATATATAGTCTTTGCAAAAGCTAGAGGAGAGACGACTTGGCAAATTATCAAAAATCATGGATTAAGAAATGTTGCGTTACCCGCTATAACTTTACATTTTGCATATTTTGGAGAACTTTTTGGGGGATCGGTTTTGGCAGAACAAGTTTTTTCATATCCAGGATTGGGGTCAACGCTTACTGAAGCGGGACTCAAAAGTGATATGCCGTTACTTATGGGGATTGTTATGATAAGTGCAATATTTGTATTTACTGGGAATATGCTTGCGGACATATTAAATTCAGTCATTAATCCTTGTTTAAAGGAGGAGATATAA
- a CDS encoding LacI family DNA-binding transcriptional regulator — protein sequence MATTIKDIANACHVSKATVSRYINGSGYVSAEVAAKIATKIREMNYVPSATARNLSNRKNNVIGVVIPEVSNPFFGEVFKGISQIAEEHNLNIFYCDTDNSAEKEMKALAMLRSYEIQGIILTPAAGGMYKKRPSQEFIDGVKALNVPVILLDRDVPYVNWDGVFIDNYRGAYESTKCLIEAGHTEIATIAGDLSLMIGRERLRGYTEAMQAHGLQVREELIYPGDFTTKTAYNIMIDIIDSDNRPTAIFSPNNLTTLGILQGIFQKGLRIPEDIAIVGVDDIDVLTTLHINLTVIKRDNIKMGIEAMNLLYARMNETENAVNTEPLRIVMEPEIIYRGSEKKM from the coding sequence ATGGCAACAACAATAAAAGATATTGCAAATGCATGTCATGTATCAAAAGCAACAGTTTCAAGATATATCAATGGCTCTGGTTATGTATCTGCAGAAGTAGCTGCAAAGATAGCAACGAAGATTAGAGAGATGAATTATGTCCCATCAGCAACAGCAAGGAACCTCTCGAATAGAAAAAACAACGTAATTGGCGTTGTCATTCCTGAGGTCAGCAATCCTTTTTTTGGTGAAGTTTTCAAAGGAATTAGCCAGATTGCAGAAGAACATAATCTTAATATATTTTATTGTGATACAGACAATAGCGCTGAAAAAGAAATGAAAGCGCTTGCTATGCTTAGGAGCTATGAAATTCAAGGCATCATCTTAACACCGGCTGCTGGTGGAATGTATAAAAAAAGACCTAGTCAAGAATTTATAGATGGGGTAAAGGCGCTAAATGTGCCGGTTATACTTTTGGATAGAGATGTGCCATATGTAAACTGGGATGGAGTTTTTATCGATAATTACCGTGGCGCCTATGAATCAACCAAATGTTTGATTGAAGCAGGACACACTGAGATTGCAACAATTGCAGGTGATTTGAGCTTAATGATTGGACGTGAAAGGCTTAGAGGCTACACAGAAGCCATGCAAGCACATGGACTTCAAGTACGAGAAGAACTTATCTACCCAGGTGATTTTACCACAAAGACGGCTTATAATATTATGATTGATATTATTGATTCAGACAATAGGCCAACGGCAATATTTTCACCAAATAATCTCACAACACTTGGGATACTTCAGGGGATTTTTCAAAAAGGATTAAGAATACCTGAAGATATAGCGATTGTGGGAGTTGATGATATAGACGTATTAACAACACTACATATTAACTTGACAGTTATAAAAAGAGATAATATCAAGATGGGAATTGAAGCAATGAATTTATTGTATGCTAGAATGAACGAGACAGAAAATGCAGTAAATACGGAGCCATTAAGAATAGTTATGGAACCAGAGATTATCTATAGAGGTTCAGAGAAAAAGATGTAA